In a single window of the Thermus amyloliquefaciens genome:
- a CDS encoding threonine/serine dehydratase, whose amino-acid sequence MELAEIYAAYRRIRPYVHRTPLLTSQLLDALLGKRLLLKAEHLQKTGSFKARGALSKALALESPKGLLAVSSGNHAQGVAYAARILGVKALIVMPEEASPYKKAAARAYGAEVVDQGVRVENREEVAKALLAETGYAFVHPFDDPLVMAGQGTAGLELMAQAGKLGVFPEAVLVPVGGGGLIAGVATAVKALSPSTLVLGVEPKGADDARRSLEQGEIVRLKEAPKTRADGVRTLALGRHTFPVLREKVDGILTVSEEAILEAESLLFTRTKQVVEPTGALPLAAVLEHGERLPGTLALLLSGGNRPFDPWP is encoded by the coding sequence GTGGAGCTTGCTGAGATCTACGCCGCCTACCGGCGCATCCGCCCCTATGTCCACCGCACCCCTCTCCTCACCTCCCAGCTCCTGGATGCGCTTTTGGGGAAGCGCCTCCTCCTCAAGGCGGAGCACCTGCAGAAGACGGGGAGCTTCAAGGCCCGGGGAGCCCTTTCCAAGGCCCTTGCCCTGGAAAGCCCCAAGGGGCTCCTGGCGGTCAGCAGCGGCAACCACGCCCAAGGGGTGGCCTACGCCGCCCGGATCCTGGGGGTAAAGGCCCTCATCGTCATGCCCGAGGAGGCAAGCCCCTACAAGAAGGCCGCCGCCCGGGCCTACGGGGCCGAGGTGGTGGACCAGGGCGTACGGGTGGAAAACCGGGAGGAGGTGGCGAAGGCCTTGCTGGCGGAGACCGGCTACGCCTTCGTGCATCCCTTCGACGATCCCCTGGTGATGGCCGGGCAGGGAACGGCGGGCCTCGAGCTCATGGCCCAGGCGGGGAAGCTTGGGGTTTTCCCCGAGGCGGTCTTGGTCCCCGTGGGTGGGGGCGGACTCATCGCCGGGGTGGCCACCGCGGTGAAGGCCCTCTCGCCCAGCACCCTGGTCCTGGGGGTGGAGCCTAAAGGGGCGGACGACGCCCGAAGGAGCCTGGAGCAGGGGGAGATCGTGCGCCTCAAAGAAGCCCCCAAAACCCGGGCGGATGGGGTCAGGACCCTGGCCCTGGGGCGGCACACCTTTCCCGTGTTGCGGGAAAAGGTGGACGGCATCCTCACCGTGAGCGAGGAGGCCATCCTGGAAGCCGAAAGCCTTCTTTTCACCCGCACCAAGCAGGTGGTGGAGCCCACGGGGGCCCTACCCCTGGCGGCGGTGCTGGAGCATGGGGAGAGGCTTCCTGGGACGCTCGCCCTCCTCCTTTCGGGGGGTAACCGCCCGTTTGACCCCTGGCCTTGA
- the secG gene encoding preprotein translocase subunit SecG, with protein sequence MDFLYTLVILLYLGVAGLLVYLVLVQEPKQGAGDLMGASADLFSARGVTGGLYRITVILGAVFAALALLIGLWPR encoded by the coding sequence ATGGACTTTCTCTACACCTTGGTCATCCTCCTTTACTTGGGCGTGGCGGGGCTTTTGGTCTACCTGGTGCTGGTGCAGGAGCCCAAGCAGGGCGCGGGGGACCTCATGGGCGCCTCCGCTGACCTCTTCTCCGCCCGGGGCGTCACCGGCGGGCTTTACCGCATCACCGTGATCCTCGGGGCGGTCTTCGCCGCCTTGGCCCTCTTGATCGGCCTCTGGCCCCGTTGA
- a CDS encoding LptF/LptG family permease has translation MVLYRHILKESLPVLLLALLFLTAVYLFGFFYAGARWLEGVPLLKVARWLAYHVPGVLVQVFPIALVTTTVLVFGRLSAEGAQFALLSGGIPLWRAALPLLWVGVLLSLFALYLQERLVPHYNERVRVAWWDEIHTQGAGLFRLKGLQIPIGQGRSLYFEDFDMERKEMVGVRIASFRGEEGTFLFAERGSWEDRVITLRGYRFYRVDFQEVPRLETARDLLAQIRRVFRVVSRGEVLEVESDLSRARAIADYADTFSFGQDSLSQAWAKVRDPFLAPLERWRARLEFHSKLALPLANLVLVLLATAMALRYGRSTGLALGLSVVLALGYYGTFFLGRSLAGIGALPPEVGAWGANLLFLLLGIRALR, from the coding sequence ATGGTCCTTTACCGGCACATCCTGAAAGAAAGCCTGCCCGTCCTCCTCCTAGCCCTCCTCTTCCTCACCGCCGTCTACCTCTTCGGTTTCTTCTACGCCGGGGCCCGCTGGCTGGAAGGGGTGCCCCTCCTCAAGGTGGCCCGTTGGCTCGCCTACCACGTGCCCGGGGTGCTGGTCCAGGTCTTCCCCATCGCCTTGGTCACCACCACCGTCCTGGTCTTTGGCAGGCTCTCCGCGGAAGGGGCCCAGTTCGCCCTGCTCTCCGGTGGGATACCCCTCTGGCGGGCAGCCCTTCCCCTGCTTTGGGTGGGGGTCTTGCTGAGCCTTTTTGCCCTCTACCTCCAGGAGAGGCTGGTCCCCCACTACAACGAAAGGGTCCGGGTCGCCTGGTGGGACGAGATCCACACCCAAGGGGCGGGGCTCTTCCGCCTGAAAGGCCTGCAGATCCCCATCGGCCAGGGGCGGAGCCTCTACTTTGAGGACTTCGATATGGAGCGCAAGGAGATGGTGGGGGTGCGCATCGCCTCCTTCCGGGGGGAAGAGGGTACTTTTCTCTTTGCCGAGCGAGGAAGCTGGGAGGACCGGGTGATCACCCTGAGGGGCTACCGCTTCTACCGGGTGGACTTCCAGGAGGTGCCGCGCCTGGAGACCGCCCGGGACCTTTTGGCCCAGATCCGAAGGGTCTTCCGGGTGGTGAGCCGGGGGGAGGTTTTGGAGGTGGAGTCCGACCTTTCCCGGGCCCGGGCCATCGCCGACTACGCCGACACCTTCAGCTTTGGCCAGGATAGCCTCTCCCAGGCTTGGGCCAAGGTGCGGGACCCCTTCTTGGCCCCCCTGGAAAGGTGGCGGGCCCGGCTGGAGTTCCACTCCAAGCTGGCCCTGCCCCTGGCCAACCTGGTCCTGGTCCTCCTGGCCACAGCCATGGCCCTGAGGTACGGCCGAAGCACTGGGCTCGCCCTGGGCCTAAGCGTGGTGCTGGCCTTGGGCTATTACGGAACCTTCTTCCTGGGACGCTCCCTGGCGGGGATTGGGGCCTTGCCGCCGGAGGTGGGAGCCTGGGGAGCCAACCTCCTCTTCCTCCTTCTGGGGATCAGGGCCCTGCGCTAA
- a CDS encoding O-antigen ligase family protein: MRFWPPALVLAPLFPPLALLAPLFLGHLRRLSPWALGFLGIYALSVILPALGAPEPLAFPLALGRVLYVLGLVGAGVALSRQAATPSQALGPLGYGLFLVYGSAFLASYLTFGDKVVHERLMHPFHNPVGLGFLGALGVLLAIYTRYPWPFRLLLGLLGGAVLLLTGSRGGMAALLLGGSGGLLFRGRGLWALGLAGFLLFAAASLDTPISERFFQAHLSGREGLWLRAYEVFQAHPWTGVGPYVLGDYLKGILFGDCFLFTLLEARGLTCPEGLKPLGGLWSFAHNHLLQALGESGAMGAVGLLLLVGGFLAGAWGEGLLFSLILAFVALGVTDNPFSVPSPFRGEIFFLLGGVALARGAPPSRTLAFAGGVALLWALPFLYLATRPPAPPPKLAYLALPREGVGFLRLVGGEGYRVQVWLCRKGCQRLGWEGPGDRPIAFPLPQDLPPGEYRLKVLLFSQHRLALKPRYSLEKEVRR; this comes from the coding sequence GTGCGTTTTTGGCCCCCGGCCTTGGTTCTGGCTCCCCTCTTTCCCCCCTTAGCCCTCTTGGCCCCGCTCTTTCTGGGCCACCTAAGGCGGCTTTCCCCTTGGGCGCTTGGCTTTTTGGGGATCTATGCCCTGTCCGTGATCCTCCCGGCCCTTGGGGCCCCGGAACCCCTCGCCTTCCCCCTGGCCCTGGGCCGGGTCCTCTATGTCCTGGGGCTGGTGGGGGCGGGGGTGGCCCTTTCCCGGCAGGCCGCCACCCCTTCCCAAGCCCTTGGGCCCTTGGGGTATGGGCTTTTCCTCGTCTATGGGAGCGCCTTTTTGGCCTCCTACCTCACCTTCGGGGACAAGGTGGTCCACGAAAGGCTTATGCACCCCTTCCACAACCCCGTGGGCCTGGGGTTCCTGGGGGCTTTAGGGGTGCTTCTTGCCATCTATACCCGCTACCCCTGGCCCTTCCGTCTCCTTCTGGGGCTTTTGGGGGGTGCGGTCTTGTTGCTCACGGGAAGCCGCGGGGGGATGGCGGCCCTCCTCCTGGGGGGATCTGGGGGGCTTCTTTTCCGCGGGCGGGGGCTTTGGGCCCTGGGGCTTGCCGGGTTCCTCCTCTTCGCCGCCGCCTCCCTGGACACCCCCATCTCCGAGCGCTTTTTCCAGGCCCACCTCTCGGGGCGGGAGGGGCTTTGGCTTCGGGCTTATGAGGTCTTCCAGGCCCACCCCTGGACGGGGGTGGGGCCTTATGTGCTGGGGGACTACCTGAAGGGCATCCTTTTCGGGGATTGCTTTCTCTTTACCCTCCTCGAGGCCCGCGGCCTTACCTGCCCCGAGGGGCTTAAGCCCCTGGGGGGGCTTTGGAGCTTTGCCCACAACCACCTCCTCCAGGCCCTGGGGGAAAGCGGCGCCATGGGTGCCGTGGGGCTTCTCCTCCTGGTGGGGGGGTTCCTGGCCGGGGCCTGGGGGGAGGGGCTTCTCTTCTCCCTGATCCTGGCCTTCGTGGCCCTGGGCGTCACGGATAACCCCTTCAGCGTCCCAAGCCCCTTCCGGGGCGAGATCTTCTTCCTCCTGGGGGGGGTGGCCTTGGCCCGGGGAGCCCCGCCCTCCCGCACCCTGGCCTTCGCCGGAGGGGTGGCCCTCCTTTGGGCCTTACCCTTCCTCTACCTGGCCACCCGTCCTCCTGCCCCTCCCCCCAAGCTGGCTTACCTGGCCCTGCCTCGGGAAGGGGTGGGTTTCTTGCGCCTGGTGGGAGGGGAGGGGTATAGGGTCCAGGTGTGGCTTTGCCGGAAGGGTTGCCAGCGCCTGGGGTGGGAGGGGCCTGGGGATAGGCCCATCGCTTTCCCCCTACCCCAAGACCTCCCCCCGGGGGAGTACCGGCTTAAAGTTCTCCTCTTTAGCCAACACCGGCTGGCCCTAAAGCCCCGTTACTCCTTGGAGAAGGAGGTGAGGCGGTGA
- a CDS encoding flippase → MTSHLSRFLRHGLVQNILALYGVHFANYLFPLVTVPYLARVLGPKEWGLLAFTQAFGGYLNLLVEYGFGLSATRQVAQARDSLGRRAELLAGVLGAKGVLTLLVAGIAAWVGGSIPAFRDHPGVLWAGVFWALATAYSPMWYFQGLERMRLLAGLEVGTRALALVLIFLWVKGPGDVWKVLALQGGASLLATLLALSLAYREVPFILPTFQGVLEALRLGWSMFLFRGAVSLYTLANTFILGLFAPPQVVGYYAGAEKISKAFLGLLSPVSQALYPRLSHLAQNAPLEAARLARMGLAGMGLGGVALGLGVWALAPFWVRLFLGEGYEEAVLPLQILALIVPLIALSNVLGIQWMLPLGLDRPFNVIIVGAGLANLALAVVLAPRLAHVGMALAVVVSELLVTLGMWLYLRAHRRDPWSFLRMGGVR, encoded by the coding sequence ATGACAAGTCACTTATCCCGCTTCCTTCGCCACGGCCTGGTTCAGAACATCCTGGCCCTCTATGGGGTCCACTTTGCCAACTACCTGTTCCCTCTCGTCACCGTTCCCTATCTGGCCAGGGTCCTGGGGCCCAAGGAATGGGGGCTTCTGGCCTTCACCCAGGCCTTTGGGGGGTACCTCAACCTCCTGGTGGAGTATGGCTTTGGTCTTTCCGCTACCCGGCAGGTGGCCCAGGCCCGGGATTCCTTGGGAAGGCGGGCTGAACTTCTGGCCGGGGTGCTGGGGGCTAAGGGCGTGCTTACCCTCCTGGTGGCAGGCATAGCCGCATGGGTGGGGGGCTCTATCCCCGCCTTCCGGGATCACCCTGGGGTTTTATGGGCAGGGGTGTTTTGGGCCCTGGCCACGGCCTACAGCCCCATGTGGTACTTCCAAGGGCTGGAGAGGATGCGCCTCTTGGCCGGCCTGGAGGTGGGTACCAGGGCCTTAGCCCTGGTCCTGATCTTCCTTTGGGTGAAAGGGCCTGGCGATGTTTGGAAGGTTCTTGCTTTGCAAGGGGGAGCGTCCTTGCTAGCCACTTTGTTGGCCTTGTCCCTTGCCTACCGGGAGGTGCCCTTTATCCTGCCCACCTTCCAGGGGGTCCTGGAGGCCCTCCGTCTTGGGTGGAGCATGTTCCTCTTTCGCGGTGCGGTAAGCCTTTATACCTTGGCTAACACCTTTATTTTGGGGCTTTTTGCCCCACCCCAGGTGGTGGGGTATTACGCCGGAGCGGAGAAGATCAGCAAGGCGTTTCTAGGGCTTCTCTCCCCGGTAAGCCAGGCGCTCTACCCGCGGCTAAGCCACTTGGCTCAGAATGCCCCCCTGGAGGCGGCCAGATTAGCCCGGATGGGGTTGGCGGGGATGGGGCTGGGGGGGGTGGCCTTGGGGCTTGGGGTCTGGGCTTTGGCCCCCTTTTGGGTCAGGCTTTTCCTGGGGGAAGGGTATGAGGAGGCGGTTTTGCCTCTTCAGATCCTCGCCCTGATCGTCCCCCTCATCGCCCTGAGCAACGTGCTGGGCATCCAGTGGATGCTCCCTCTGGGCCTGGATCGCCCCTTTAACGTCATCATCGTGGGGGCAGGGCTCGCCAACCTGGCCCTGGCGGTGGTCCTGGCCCCCAGGTTGGCCCATGTGGGCATGGCCCTGGCGGTGGTGGTTTCGGAGCTTCTGGTCACCTTAGGCATGTGGCTCTACCTAAGGGCGCATAGGCGCGATCCCTGGTCCTTTCTCCGGATGGGAGGTGTCCGGTGA
- the glf gene encoding UDP-galactopyranose mutase has protein sequence MRVDYLIVGAGFTGATLAERIASELGKRVLVVDRRDHIGGNAYDEYDPHGVLVHRYGPHIFHTQSKRVWDYLSRFTEWRPYFHRVRAVVEGKEVPLPFSLATLRKLFSPRLADKLEEKLLAHFGYGARVPILRLKEMEDPDLRFLADYVYRNVFEGYTLKQWGMRPEELAPSVTARVPVLVSHEERYFQDAYQAMPKEGYTALFRRMLAHPNIKLLLGADWREVEGEVRFDRLIFTGPIDEFFGYLHGPLPYRSLRFRFEHHPRPWFQEVGTVNYPNDHAFTRITEFKHLTGQDYLPHTAVVYEYPEAYEPGRNEPYYPVPKEENEARYQLYLKEAEKLRTVFFAGRLGDYRYYNMDQAVARALKLFEEVARG, from the coding sequence GTGAGGGTGGACTACCTGATCGTGGGTGCAGGCTTCACCGGGGCCACCCTGGCGGAGCGGATCGCCTCGGAACTGGGCAAGAGGGTGCTGGTGGTGGACCGCAGGGACCACATCGGGGGCAACGCCTACGACGAGTACGACCCCCATGGGGTCCTGGTCCACCGCTACGGCCCCCACATCTTCCACACCCAAAGCAAACGGGTCTGGGACTACCTCTCCCGCTTCACCGAGTGGCGCCCCTACTTCCACCGGGTGCGGGCGGTGGTGGAGGGGAAGGAGGTCCCCCTCCCCTTCAGCCTGGCCACCTTGCGCAAGCTCTTCTCCCCGAGGCTGGCGGACAAGCTGGAGGAAAAGCTCCTGGCCCACTTCGGCTACGGGGCCAGGGTCCCCATCCTGCGCCTCAAGGAAATGGAGGACCCCGACCTCCGCTTCCTGGCGGACTACGTCTACAGGAACGTCTTTGAGGGGTACACCCTGAAGCAGTGGGGGATGCGCCCAGAGGAGCTTGCCCCCTCGGTCACCGCCCGGGTCCCCGTCCTGGTGAGCCACGAGGAGCGCTACTTCCAAGACGCCTACCAGGCCATGCCCAAGGAGGGGTACACGGCCCTCTTCCGCCGGATGCTGGCCCACCCCAACATCAAGCTCCTCCTGGGGGCGGACTGGCGGGAGGTGGAGGGGGAGGTGCGCTTTGACCGCCTCATCTTCACCGGGCCCATCGACGAGTTCTTCGGCTACCTCCACGGGCCCCTGCCCTACCGCTCCCTGCGCTTCCGCTTTGAGCACCACCCCAGGCCTTGGTTTCAGGAGGTGGGCACGGTGAACTACCCCAACGACCACGCCTTCACCCGCATCACCGAGTTCAAGCACCTCACGGGGCAGGATTACCTGCCCCACACGGCCGTGGTCTACGAGTACCCGGAGGCCTACGAGCCGGGGCGGAACGAGCCCTACTACCCGGTGCCCAAGGAGGAGAACGAGGCGCGGTACCAGCTTTACCTGAAGGAAGCGGAAAAGCTCAGGACGGTCTTCTTTGCCGGGAGGCTTGGGGACTACCGCTACTACAACATGGACCAGGCGGTGGCAAGGGCGTTGAAGCTCTTTGAGGAGGTAGCCCGTGGATAG
- a CDS encoding glycosyltransferase family 2 protein: MDRVCAVIVTYNRKELLRECLKAVLSQTRPPDHVLVVDNASTDGTPEMLREEFPQVEVLRLPENQGGAGGFHEGMKRAYEAGYEWIWLMDDDTLAYPETLERLLQVAEREGLDAVGPLPLSSENETELAYPHHTQGGLTWRRQDLEGRGLILGEASFFLGVLVARGILAQGGFPDKRLFIRGDEVEYGLRLKGIGGRLATLTTAFVRHPSFKGEVNMLLGRRLVVVYSGNPRKDFYNYRNRMHIFRLHRRPWWFWVALDILRHTWFFLLVRRGDWKGWRLWWKASLLGLRGNLIPYEEAFAREGVPSSPAHPRL, encoded by the coding sequence GTGGATAGGGTGTGTGCGGTAATCGTGACCTACAACCGGAAGGAGCTCCTCAGGGAATGCCTCAAGGCTGTCCTCTCGCAAACCCGGCCCCCCGACCACGTCCTGGTGGTGGACAACGCCTCCACGGACGGAACGCCGGAGATGCTCCGGGAGGAGTTCCCGCAGGTGGAGGTCCTGCGCCTGCCGGAGAACCAGGGGGGAGCGGGTGGGTTTCACGAGGGGATGAAGCGAGCCTATGAGGCTGGGTACGAGTGGATCTGGTTGATGGACGACGATACCCTTGCCTACCCGGAAACGCTGGAACGCCTCCTCCAGGTTGCGGAAAGGGAGGGCTTGGATGCCGTGGGCCCCCTCCCCCTTTCTTCCGAAAATGAAACCGAGCTGGCCTATCCCCACCACACCCAAGGAGGGCTGACCTGGCGGAGGCAGGATCTGGAAGGGCGGGGCTTAATCCTGGGGGAAGCCTCTTTCTTCCTGGGGGTGCTGGTGGCTCGGGGGATCCTGGCCCAAGGGGGTTTCCCTGACAAACGCCTCTTCATCCGGGGGGACGAGGTGGAGTACGGCCTGCGCTTGAAGGGGATTGGGGGGCGGTTGGCCACCCTAACCACCGCCTTCGTCCGGCATCCGAGCTTCAAGGGGGAGGTCAACATGCTTCTGGGAAGGCGGCTCGTGGTAGTGTATTCGGGTAACCCCCGCAAAGACTTCTACAACTACCGCAACCGGATGCACATCTTCCGCCTGCACCGAAGGCCTTGGTGGTTTTGGGTGGCCCTGGACATCCTCCGCCACACCTGGTTCTTCCTCCTGGTGCGCCGGGGGGATTGGAAGGGCTGGAGGCTCTGGTGGAAGGCCTCTCTCCTGGGCCTGAGAGGGAACCTGATCCCTTACGAGGAGGCGTTCGCCCGTGAAGGAGTCCCAAGTAGCCCTGCTCATCCCCGTCTATAA
- a CDS encoding EpsG family protein has translation MVYIVGWLLNYWGVALWYLGFRSKIVLFPAILYMTIVIIIRYSGTDTYGIYEQMLGQLLRGEWSGFLAGWEPAFVVVSELFLYFTHSEVWAVRAIGFLFMLMLLLFYMRADSAEQKVFFLYLFPAFVYQLGMNAIRFGLAFAFVLLGWQALRRKKVWAYFFLSLLAILFHYSAFVLAFLLFLQEKNLRKPQVAFSLVVLLTLLAILIVIKEDYFQAKLFLYADYSSPSPWSGLSRSSAVFLILLGFVIPFSKDRIGFALWLLVPTLMGQTLALFSYAGLRILDLMAVGTPLLLLRWFDRNSVVPSRVFWSGLAFAGILSCLFLYRNFLSDYDGQLTGTLTPFLPYRTIFNYSP, from the coding sequence GTGGTATACATCGTGGGGTGGTTATTAAATTACTGGGGCGTAGCGCTTTGGTATTTGGGATTCCGGAGTAAGATCGTTCTCTTTCCCGCAATACTGTACATGACGATTGTCATTATAATACGCTATAGCGGTACAGATACTTACGGAATTTATGAGCAGATGTTGGGACAACTTTTGAGAGGCGAATGGTCGGGTTTTCTTGCCGGATGGGAGCCTGCTTTTGTGGTCGTTTCGGAACTTTTCTTGTATTTTACTCACTCGGAAGTTTGGGCGGTGCGTGCAATTGGTTTTCTGTTCATGCTTATGTTGCTTCTTTTCTACATGCGCGCGGATAGCGCGGAGCAAAAAGTCTTTTTTCTGTATCTTTTTCCTGCGTTTGTGTATCAATTAGGCATGAATGCCATTCGCTTTGGGCTCGCCTTTGCTTTTGTTCTCTTGGGATGGCAGGCGCTGAGGCGAAAGAAGGTTTGGGCATATTTTTTTCTTAGTCTTCTGGCCATCTTATTTCATTACTCAGCCTTTGTTTTGGCGTTCTTGCTTTTTCTTCAGGAAAAGAATCTAAGAAAGCCACAGGTTGCTTTCAGTTTGGTGGTTTTACTAACGCTCCTTGCTATTCTGATTGTGATTAAAGAGGACTACTTTCAAGCGAAGCTATTTCTGTATGCGGACTATAGTTCGCCGTCGCCGTGGTCGGGGTTGTCACGCTCATCCGCGGTTTTCCTAATCTTGTTAGGATTTGTTATCCCCTTTAGCAAAGATAGAATAGGCTTTGCGCTTTGGCTACTCGTACCGACCCTCATGGGACAGACACTGGCGCTTTTCTCCTACGCCGGCTTGCGCATCCTGGACTTGATGGCGGTAGGGACCCCTCTTCTGCTTCTTCGTTGGTTTGATCGCAACAGTGTGGTTCCTAGCAGGGTCTTTTGGTCGGGTTTGGCTTTTGCTGGCATCCTGAGTTGCCTTTTTCTGTACAGAAACTTCCTCTCAGATTACGATGGCCAGTTGACAGGCACGCTGACACCCTTCTTGCCTTACAGGACAATCTTTAACTACTCTCCATAG
- a CDS encoding glycosyltransferase — protein sequence MKPDVAVLIPVYNNQAGLERTLASIDEKLPLDVVVVDDGSDPPIQLRGLPQPHRGFVLRLDRNMGIEHALNHGLRWILEKDYRYVARLDAGDLCYPGRFFRQREFLEKNPQYALVGGQVRFVDDSGRDLFREKFPTEHEDISRIMHARSCFIHPAVMLRVSALQEVGFYSDRFPAAEDYELFFRLTKRFKVANLPDAVLICHVDPKGISLTKRRRQILSRIKVMLTYFDVGRKESWLGLMKSVALLAVPVPVVQFLKRRLEKWRGWL from the coding sequence ATGAAACCCGATGTAGCTGTTTTGATTCCGGTATACAACAACCAAGCAGGCTTGGAACGAACCCTGGCCTCAATAGATGAAAAACTACCCCTTGATGTTGTGGTAGTAGATGACGGTAGCGACCCACCGATTCAGCTAAGGGGGCTCCCCCAACCACATAGGGGATTTGTTTTGCGCTTGGATAGAAACATGGGCATAGAACATGCCCTCAATCATGGCTTGCGCTGGATTCTTGAGAAGGACTATCGTTATGTGGCCCGCTTGGATGCGGGAGACTTGTGCTATCCGGGAAGATTTTTTAGGCAAAGGGAGTTTTTAGAAAAAAACCCCCAGTATGCCCTTGTAGGCGGCCAAGTGCGGTTCGTGGATGATAGCGGAAGAGACTTGTTCCGCGAAAAGTTTCCCACAGAACATGAAGACATTAGCCGAATAATGCATGCGCGAAGTTGCTTCATTCATCCGGCGGTGATGTTGCGGGTTTCAGCTTTGCAGGAGGTAGGCTTTTATTCCGATCGTTTCCCGGCTGCGGAAGACTACGAGCTGTTTTTTAGGCTGACAAAACGGTTCAAGGTTGCCAACCTACCTGACGCGGTGTTGATTTGCCATGTGGATCCTAAGGGCATTTCGCTAACCAAGCGTAGGCGGCAGATTTTAAGCCGAATCAAGGTGATGTTGACGTATTTTGATGTGGGCCGCAAAGAGAGCTGGCTTGGATTGATGAAGAGCGTGGCACTTTTGGCGGTACCGGTTCCTGTGGTGCAATTCTTGAAAAGGCGCTTGGAAAAGTGGCGCGGATGGTTATGA
- a CDS encoding glycosyltransferase: protein MRVLHILEATAGGTARHAVQLLLGLAREGVENHLAYSPLRADAFMLGALGALREAGVSLVEVPMRRSPHPSDLRAWATLVGYVRRQGPFDIFHGHSSKGGAFARLLKLTFPRARVIYNPHAFVTLSPYLRPAERWLYTVAEKMLARLTDGFILGSAYERREFDRLGFSKASFKIIPPIGLSPQPELATTRESLRRSWGLEGDEVVFGFVGRLDFQKAPHVALKAFAEFARQFEGKAKLVLVGDGPLRQSLEAMAKDLKIEHATLFLGYQDGKVAMQGFDVFVLSSAYESAGIVLLEAAASGLPILTTPVGWAPEIVGHGVNGFLYPVDDFASLSHYMALLALDEALRRKMGEEGRRRASDYTEDKMVRETLAFYREVK from the coding sequence ATGCGAGTGCTTCACATTCTAGAGGCCACGGCGGGTGGGACCGCGCGACATGCAGTCCAGTTATTGCTAGGGCTTGCGAGGGAGGGGGTAGAAAACCATTTGGCTTACTCTCCCTTGCGGGCGGACGCTTTTATGTTGGGGGCCTTGGGGGCCCTCCGAGAGGCGGGAGTTTCGCTTGTGGAGGTCCCCATGCGTCGGTCTCCTCACCCCTCGGATCTGAGGGCTTGGGCAACGCTGGTGGGGTACGTCAGGCGTCAAGGTCCCTTTGACATTTTTCACGGGCACAGCTCCAAGGGAGGCGCCTTTGCGCGCCTCTTGAAGCTGACTTTTCCTCGGGCTAGGGTGATTTACAATCCGCATGCGTTTGTAACCCTTTCTCCTTACTTGAGGCCCGCAGAACGATGGCTTTACACTGTTGCAGAAAAAATGCTGGCCCGGCTTACGGATGGCTTTATCCTGGGTTCAGCTTACGAGCGCCGAGAATTTGACCGCTTGGGGTTTTCCAAAGCATCTTTTAAGATCATTCCCCCTATAGGTTTATCTCCACAGCCGGAACTTGCAACCACGCGAGAGTCCCTCCGTCGTTCTTGGGGCTTAGAGGGGGACGAGGTGGTCTTTGGCTTTGTTGGGCGCTTGGACTTCCAGAAGGCTCCTCATGTAGCCCTGAAGGCTTTCGCTGAGTTTGCCCGCCAGTTTGAGGGGAAGGCTAAGCTGGTGCTTGTGGGAGATGGGCCACTTCGCCAGTCACTGGAGGCGATGGCTAAGGATTTAAAGATTGAGCACGCCACGCTTTTTCTTGGATACCAGGATGGGAAGGTGGCCATGCAAGGGTTTGACGTTTTCGTGCTTTCTAGCGCATACGAATCGGCAGGGATTGTGCTTTTGGAGGCTGCTGCTTCCGGCCTGCCGATACTCACCACGCCTGTGGGGTGGGCTCCCGAAATAGTGGGGCACGGGGTCAATGGGTTTCTCTATCCTGTGGACGACTTTGCATCCCTCAGCCATTATATGGCGCTCCTAGCGTTGGATGAAGCTCTGCGGCGTAAGATGGGAGAAGAGGGTCGGAGAAGAGCTTCGGACTACACCGAGGACAAAATGGTGCGGGAAACCTTGGCCTTTTACAGGGAGGTGAAGTAA